From one Mytilus galloprovincialis chromosome 13, xbMytGall1.hap1.1, whole genome shotgun sequence genomic stretch:
- the LOC143057275 gene encoding tRNA (cytidine(32)/guanosine(34)-2'-O)-methyltransferase-like translates to MGRSSKDKRDVYYRLAKEEGWRARSAFKLLQINEDYSLFNGVNKVVDLCAAPGSWSQVLAKKLIEEKEKPDNVKIVAVDLQAMAPIPGVIQIQGDITKKSTAQKIISHFEGDYADLVVCDGAPDVTGLHDIDEYIQAQLLLAALNITTHCLKKGGNFVAKIFRGKDVTLLYSQLKIFFPLVSIFKPRSSRNSSIEAFVVCQNYCPPDGYVPNMSNPLLDHQYDVDFNNLEGPNRIIVPFLACGDLSGFDSDRTYPLELEPGKEYVYHPPTQSPIHPPYEEACKLRKSDQLSKPSDGGHLRDIGAANDDRGTAGVTGSGDVRDNRVTPGIGLDNESKNHLCSDLNNLTIKEDDIRTVTADDINMEKNSISNG, encoded by the exons ATGGGACGGTCAAGCAAGGACAAGCGGGATGTTTACTACAGACTGGCTAAAGAAGAGGGTTGGAGAGCAAGGAGTGCCTTCAAACTACTGCAAATTAATGAAGATTATAGTTTATTTAATG GTGTGAACAAAGTTGTAGATTTGTGTGCTGCTCCAGGAAGTTGGAGTCAAGTTTTGGCAAAGAAGCTAAT AGAAGAGAAAGAGAAACCTGACAATGTTAAGATAGTTGCAGTAGATCTGCAGGCTATGGCACCAATCCCTGGTGTGATTCAAATTCAAGGGGACATAACCAAG AAATCAACAGCTCAGAAGATAATATCCCATTTTGAAGGTGATTATGCTGACCTTGTGGTCTGTGATGGAGCTCCTGATG tgACAGGGTTACATGATATAGATGAGTATATACAGGCTCAATTATTACTAGca GCTCTaaatataacaacacattgtCTCAAGAAAGGAGGAAACTTTGTTGCAAAG ATTTTTAGAGGAAAAGATGTCACATTATTATATTCACAACTGAAAATATTCTTTCCGCTGGTCTCAATCTTTAAACCAAGGAGTAGCAGAAATTCTAGCATAG AGGCCTTTGTTGTGTGTCAGAATTATTGTCCACCAGACGGTTATGTACCCAACATGTCAAATCCATTACTAGATCATCAGTATG aTGTGGACTTTAATAATTTAGAAGGACCAAACAGAATAATTGTACCATTCTTAGCTTGTGGAGATCTAAGTGGATTTGATTCAGATCGTACATATCCCCTAGAG CTTGAACCTGGTAAAGAATATGTGTATCATCCCCCAACACAAAGTCCAATTCATCCCCCTTATGAGGAGGCATGTAAACTGAGGAAGAGTGATCAGCTATCTAAACCATCAGATGGGGGCCATTTGAGGGACATTGGTGCAGCAAATGATGACAGAGGCACTGCAGGTGTGACAGGCAGTGGTGATGTGAGAGACAATCGAGTGACTCCTGGTATTGGTTTAGACAATGAATCAAAGAATCATCTGTGTAGTGATTTGAATAATTTAACAATAAAAGAAGATGATATAAGAACAGTGACAGCAGATGATATTAACATGGAGAAAAATTCTATCAGCAATggttaa
- the LOC143055873 gene encoding uncharacterized protein LOC143055873 — translation MASVISCGPCLYDETHQNARKWCTSCEEGLCEDCEKNHKKTKTTRDHKLISIDDYRKIEDVPINITCSDHDKKFEWFCKSHDKALCVTCLPSEHKSCSDVMPIDVAATNARQSTAISDLQEAIELIFRNITHCINNRNTATKDIEKEEKDIRKIIQDTRRKINKHLDALEEKLIQTLVSASETCKSNCNTFTRKFHSQQKTLIRLKDQVLKMKEFASDLQVFLGTRQIDQLVMSETESIKTAAKSMYDYKFNLVLNSDIQKLSNGLVKDFGKIQVAEPTSNLNIKEIKIEQAQIQQKIQPSRNVADVNLKLLTMVKIKREGDIRITGCSILPNGHLLFANYNTTELLEYNEEGNCIGRIQVSANPYDITVLDSDRIAITYGSKRFFEIFNYHNSWVVKMIETGGNCWGLSQSNGKIYVRHNQDIGVFDKMGNKLSTLAASGKLYISSSKINIFCSNNSKNNVCCYDMSGQEVWTFHDDYVQHPLGVANDCSGNVFVVGGMSFNLLIIQHDGKTYKNLLNLNRNSIPRAVYYDKDKNTLLFCDQRGDNCALYKILYS, via the coding sequence ATGGCTTCCGTTATATCTTGTGGTCCATGTCTGTATGACGAAACCCATCAGAATGCTAGAAAATGGTGTACCAGTTGTGAAGAGGGTTTATGTGAAGACTGTGAGAAAAATCATAAGAAAACCAAAACTACAAGGGATCATAAACTTATCTCGATTGACGATTATCGAAAGATAGAAGATGTTCCAATCAACATTACTTGCAGCGATCATGACAAGAAATTCGAGTGGTTCTGTAAATCTCACGATAAAGCTCTTTGTGTGACGTGCTTGCCAAGTGAACACAAATCTTGTTCTGATGTCATGCCAATAGATGTTGCTGCTACAAATGCTAGACAATCCACGGCTATATCCGACTTGCAGGAGGCAATTGAGTTAATATTTCGAAATATAACACATtgcatcaacaatagaaatactGCAACAAAAGATATTGAAAAGGAAGAAAAAGATATTAGGAAGATTATCCAAGATACGaggagaaaaataaataagcacTTGGACGCGCTTGAAGAAAAACTAATCCAAACATTGGTATCAGCATCAGAAACGTGCAAATCAAATTGTAATACGTTTACACGAAAGTTCCATTCACAACAGAAAACACTGATCAGGCTAAAAGATCAAGTACTGAAGATGAAAGAGTTTGCATCCGACTTACAAGTATTTCTTGGGACGCGTCAAATTGACCAATTAGTTATGAGTGAAACAGAATCCATCAAAACTGCAGCTAAGTCTATGTACGATTATAAATTCAACCTGGTTCTAAACAGTGATATTCAGAAATTATCAAATGGTTTAGTCAAAGATTTTGGAAAAATTCAAGTAGCTGAACCAACCTCGAATTTAAACATTAAAGAGATAAAAATAGAGCAGGCACAAATACAGCAAAAGATACAACCATCGAGAAATGTCGCTGACGTAAATCTTAAATTATTAACAATGGTTAAAATCAAGCGAGAAGGAGATATTCGTATTACAGGTTGTTCTATATTGCCTAATGGACATCTATTGTTTGCGAATTACAATACCACAGAACTATTGGAGTACAATGAAGAAGGTAACTGCATCGGCAGAATTCAAGTTTCTGCTAATCCATATGATATCACAGTGCTAGATTCTGATCGCATTGCAATCACATACGGAAGTAAAAGATTCTTCGAAATTTTTAATTATCACAATAGTTGGGTTGTGAAGATGATAGAGACCGGTGGAAACTGCTGGGGATTAAGTCAGTCAAATGGTAAAATTTACGTCCGACATAATCAAGATATTGGTGTTTTTGACAAAATGGGAAATAAACTATCTACTTTGGCTGCCTCAGGAAAGTTATATATCTCTTCGTCAAAAATCAACATCTTCtgttcaaacaattcaaaaaacAATGTATGTTGTTATGACATGAGTGGACAAGAAGTGTGGACGTTTCACGATGATTATGTACAGCATCCTTTAGGCGTAGCAAATGATTGTTCGGGTAACGTTTTCGTTGTTGGTGGTATGTCTTTTAACCTATTAATTATACAACATGACGGGAAAACCTATAAAAACCTGCTTAATTTGAATAGAAATTCCATCCCGCGTGCGGTATACTATGATAAGGACAAAAACACTCTGCTGTTCTGTGATCAACGCGGTGATAATTGTGCATTGTATAAGATATTGTACTCTTAa